The Motacilla alba alba isolate MOTALB_02 chromosome 22, Motacilla_alba_V1.0_pri, whole genome shotgun sequence nucleotide sequence AGGCTGAGGCAGGTTCTCCTCTCCCTACATGCCTTCCAGCAGTTATTTAGAGCTTTTGTTgcatttgggttggaaggctTAGTGTCCGTGCAGAGGGAAGTTGGTATCCAGTGACTTGCTCAGCTCATGGAGAATCACTTTGGTGAGGCTGTGTTGGGTCtcagccccggattggggtgacccccaaagatggaaaagtccctcctccaacccgtgccttcaaagaaagactcagcagtcctctgttgtctggtctcaaggttgtttattgttggttatctaaaagattcttctcctgagctgctgtggcccgttcagcaggtcagacaaaggcacactgccctcccaggggctgctgccatcttttatatcacacattccGTGTTCCATGTTTATattttcccccaatgcctactgtctatattgaatggtgactttctactctaaaccaatctgtgagtgccaacagcaccaaagacatggaggctgggaaggagaaagaaggaggacagggcacacccaaatccctccatcttagaacccctgacccccatgtacaaaacttggaccccgGCGTACAAGGCtcaaacccccctgtacagcactcagaaacccttcctttcacttcatgacTACTCCTgctacaatatctaaacttttgtggcttcttgttcttcctgcaaggttggtaaattgttccatgggtcagattcaaagccacaggggtttctggctgcatgccagggtctcagatgcttctgacctgggtctggaacatccgagaatgtctgaGGGACATTCTGGGTTCCGACAGCTGTGCAGTTGTTTCTTCACAATCTGCATAGAAGTGGCCCGGGCTGGTTTTTCATGTGCTGTGAACAAGGTCACCTTTGCATGTCTGAACTTGTGCAGGATGTGTGTTTGTCCCTCAGTATTCATCAGCTCAAATGCTGTTTGTGAGCATCTCTTTGGAAGAACCATGGCTGTGTTTGTCAGGAGCAGGATGTGTGTTTGTCCCTCAACATCAGCTCGAATGCTGCTTGTTGAGTGTCTCTTTGGAAGAACCATGGCTGTGTTTGTCCCTCAGTATTCATCAGCTCAAATGCTGCTTGTTGAGCAGCTCTTTGGAAGAACCATGGCTGTGTTTGTCAGGAGCAGGATGTGTGTTTGTCCCTCAGTATTCATCAGCTCGAATGCTGTTTGTTGAGCATCTCTTTGGAAGAACCATGGCTGTGTTTGTCAGGAGCAGGATGTGTGTTTGTCCCTCAACATCAGCTCAAATGCTGCTTGTTGAGCGTCTCTTTGGAAGAACCGTGGCTGTGTTTGTCAGGAGCAGGATGTGTGTTTGTCCCTCAACATTCTTCAGCTCAAATGCTGTTTGTTGAGTGTTTCTTTGGAAGAACCATGGCTGTGTTTGTCCCTCAGTGTTCATCAGCTCGAACGCTGTTTGTTGAGCATCTCTTTGGAAGAACCATGGCTGTGTTTGTCAGGAGCAGGATGTGTGTTTGTCCCTCAACATCAGCTCAAATGCTGCTTGTTGAGCATCTCTTTGGAAGAACCATGGCTGTGTTTGTCCCTCAGTATTCATCAGCTCGGATGCTGTTTGTTGAGCGTTTCTTTGGAAGAACCATGGCTGTGTTTGTCAGGAGCAGGATGTGTGTTTGTCCCTCAACATCAGCTCGGATGCTGTTTGTTGAGCATCTCTTTGGAAGAACCATGGCTGTGTTTGTCCCTCAGTATTCATCAGCTCAAATGCTGTTTGTTGAGCGTTTCTTTGGAAGAACCATGGCTGTGTTTGTCCCTCAGTATTCATCAGCTCGGATGCTGTTTGTTGAGCGTCTCTTTGGAAGAACTGTGGCTGTGTTTGTCAGGAGCAGGATGTGTGTTTGTCCCTCAGTGTTCATCAGCTCAAATGCTGTTTGTTGAGCATCTCTTTGGAAGAACCATGGCTGTGTTTGTCAGGAGCAGGATGTGTGTTTGTCCCTCAACATCAGCTCAAATGCTGCTTGTTGAGCGTTTCTTTGGAAGAACCATGGCTGTGTTTGTCAGGAGCAGGATGTGTGTTTGTCCCTCAGTGTTCATCAGCTCGAATGCTGCTTGTTGAGCGTCTCTTTGGAAGAACCATGGCTGTGTTTGTCAGGAGCAGGATGTGTGTTTGTCCCTCAGTGTTCATCAGCTCGAATGCTGCTTGTTGAGCGTCTCTTTGGAAGAACCATGGCTGTGTTTGTCAGGAGCAGGATGTGTGTTTGTCCCTCAGTGTTCATCAGCTCGAATGCTGCTTGTTGAGCGTCTCTTTGGAAGAACCATGGCTGTGATTGTCAGAAGCTGCAGGTGAACCAAATAAAGCCAAATTTTGTTTCACTCgctctctttttctccccagccAAGCAGCATGCTGACAATTTGAGTTTTACACTGGAAGGCAAATAAATCTGGAGCTGTGTTTGAGTTGTGAGCTTCCATTTAGCTCGTCCAGCATAGGTCAGCTGACCCTGCAGGGGGGATCTGTTCCTCCTCCTTGCAGGGCTGAGTCCTGTCAGGatggttttgtattttctgaggGCTATGGAAATGGCAAGCAGCTGGTTCTATGGTAATGCTTCTCccacctcccagcagctcctcgtGTACAGTGGAAATACTGAAACCGTGCTCTGAGCCTGCTCAAACTCACAGTTGGGAGTTTTTACTGTCACCTTGCAAGATGTTTCCTAAGATGTTTGATGAGAGTCAGGAGCTTTTTGTGATGTGACAGTAGTGTAAGTTAGTGTTCTTTCCTCTGCTATACGTTTAATTGACTCAaattttaagatgctgccccCGCCACTCTTTCAGAcacttctatttttatatttgcagaTACTTTGAAGATTTTGAGAAAAGAATCCCGAGGGAAGAAATGCTGCAAATGCAGGTAAAAATCTCATTGTTAGGGACGGGATGTACTGATGGCCAGTGAATGACTGGCCACCTCTAAACacacttctttccttcttccacaGGAAATTGTGCTCAGTGAGATAAAGAAACTGGACCCGAACTATATTGCTACAGTCTGTGGCAGTTTCAGGCGTGGTTGGTACTCTGTGGTCTTGTTATCCTTATTTTGGGATAACAGGCAAGACAAGTTACTGTGTGTGTTCTTCTTGACAGACTGCTGGGGCCTGGCCTTTCCTGTCAGCATTGTCCTGACTAGCTAGTTCAGTGAGGAGACACCCACATGAATCCTTGCTTCTCCATCCTTCCCCCCATCTTACACATGAattctttgctttgttcttaCATTAACATTTGTGTTTcattgctgcagagcacagcaagaaATTCTTGGGTGTTTTATGTATGGAAAATACAAACTTTTGATGAAAGAAAAGAttctttcactttattttttagtttgctGATATCTCTAATAGTGACCATTCCCTGCTAGAAAAGAGTAATGTgaattctttgctttgttttcacattAACATTTGTGCTTcattgctgcagagcacagcaagaaATTCTTGGGTATTTTATGTATGGAAAATACAAACTTTTGATGAAAGAAAAGAttctttcactttattttttgttttgctgatatCTCTAATAGTGACCATTCCCTGCTAGAAAAGAGTAGTATCTTGTAATGTGaattgtttgctttgtttttactttAACATTTGTGTTTCGTTGCTGTAGAGCACAGCAAGAAATTCTTGGGTATTTTATGTATGGAAAATACAAACTTTTGATGAAAgaacaagattcttctcctttaagattattttttaatttgctgatATCTCTAATAGTGACCATTCCCTGCTAGGAAAGAGTAGTATCTTGTAATGTgaattctttgctttgttttcacattAACAACATTTGTGCTTcattgctgcagagcacagcaagaaATTCTTGGTATTTTATGTATGGAAAATATAAACTTTTGATGAAAGAAAAGAttctttcactttattttttagtttgctGATATCTCTAATAGTGACCATTCCCTGCTAGAAAAGAGTAATGTgaattctttgctttgttttcacattAACAACATTTGTGCTTCGTTGCTATAGAGTACAGCAAGAAATTCTTGGGTATGTTATGTATGGAAAATACAAACTtttgatgaaagaaaatattctttcactttattttttgttttgctgatatCTCTAATATTGACCATTCCCTGCTAGAAAAGAGTAACGTgaattctttgctttgttttcacattAACAACATTTGTGCTTcattgctgcagagcacagcaagaaATTCTTGGTATTTTATGTATGGAAAATACAAACTTCTGATGAAAGAACAAGATTCTTTCactttaagattattttttaattggctGGTATCTCTAATAGTGACCATTCCCTGCTTGTTCCCCGTTTCTGAGAAGAGGTGAGATTTATGTTCAGCAACTTTTTTATCCTTTGCCACCCACAGAAggattttcctttgcttctctctTGCCTAGGTGCAGAGTCAAGTGGTGACATGGATGTTCTCCTGACCCATCCCAGTTTCACATCTGAATCATCCAAACAGGTGCGtttgtatttcagctttttgtggtttttctttacTGTAATACTGAACTTTTCTCTTGGATTGCCCTGTTTCTTTCGAGGAGCTACAATTACTTCTCGGGTCCGTGTATTGTGTTGTGTTTCTCTTACAGAACTAGtcaatgtgtttatttttaccCTCCACCTGTCACACTTACCTCCCTACCCCCTTGAATTCATGGGCTTTCATAATGCAGAATTTTAAAGCTGGCTGGATTAAAGGCAGGCTGACTATTTCTTTATGTAGCCATAATCATTTAGGTGATAGGGAACTGTCCTGCTGCCCTTGTAATCTTCTGGGACTACTCTGAAGCAGAATTAATTACAGTtttagggtttgttttcttgtgttcCTTCTATAGATTTGTTGTTTCAAAGCTGAATCAAATTTGTCATTTCCAACTGAAGGCAATCTCACACGGGGATTTGGGTGGAAATCACTTTTATCTTGCACAACTGCAATTTTATTAGCTTTTCCCCAGTATCAttgtcacatttttttctgtttgggtcAAATTTCGTGTAGAATAATACATATAATTATGATGATGTCCTGTACTTAGAGGAGCCTCTATCTAGTAAAAAGTTAAGATATTCTTGTTATTTAtgaagtaatttcttctttgttaCTGTTGTTCCTAGTCAAAACTTTTGCATCAGGTTGTAGAACAGCTGGAGAAAGTCCACTTTGTCACAGACATGCTGTCTAAAGGTGACACCAAATTCATGGTAAGAGCTTTTTTGGTGGTGAAGGATGTTGTGGGGGGACAGCTTTTGCTGACAGAAGTTGGACGGATACAATTGCTTGCCCTGCTGGGACTGGGGtgatgtgtgtttgtttttaattctccCTCTTGCACCTCGGAAGAAATTCCTGCAGGTGACTCAGGGAATGCCTGGTGTGAGATTTCAGGGAATGCTGGTGGTGAGATTTCAGGGAATGCCTGGAGGTGAGATTTCAGGGAATGCTGGTGGGGAGATTTCAGGGAATGCTGGTGGTGAGATATCAGGGAATGCTGGTGGGGAGATTTCAGGGAATGCTGGTGGTGAGATTTCAGGGAATGCTGGTGGGGAGATTTCAGGGAATGCTGGTGGTGAGATTTCAGGGAATGCCTTTTGTGAGATTTCAGGGAATGCCTGGCGGTGAGATTTCAGGGAATGCCTTGTGTGAGATTTCAGGGAATGCTGGTGGGGAGATTTCAGGGAATGCTGGTGGGGAGATTTCAAGGAATATCTGGAGGTGAGATTTCAGGGCATGCCTGGTGGTGAGATTTCAGGGAATGCTGGTGGGGAGATTTCAGGGAATGCTGGTGGGGAGATTTCAGGGAATGCTGGCGCTGAGATTTCAGGGAATGCCTGGTGGTGAGATTTCAGGGAATGCCTGGAGGTGAGATTTCAGGGAATGCCTGGTGGGGAGATTTCAGGGAATGCCTGGTGGTGAGATTTCAGGGAATGCTGGTGGTGAGATTTCAGGGAATGTCTTGTGGTGAGATTTCAGGGAATGCTGGTGGGGAGATTTCAGGGAATGCTGGTGGTGAGATTTCAGGGAATGCTGGTGGGGAGATTTCAGGGAATGCTGATGGGGAGATTTCAGGGAATGCTGGTGGGGAGATTTCAGGGAATGCCTGGTGGTGAGATTTCAGGGAATGCTGGTGGGGAGATTTCAGGGAATGCCTGGAGGTGAGATTTCAGGGAATGCCTGGCGGTGAGATTTCAGGGAATGCCTGGTGGGGAGATTTCAGGGAATACAAGGTGGTGAGATTTCAGGGAATGCTGGTGGTGAGATTTCAAGGAATATCTGGCGGTGAGATTTCAGGGAATGCCTGGAGGTGAGATTTCAGGGAATGCTGGCGGTGAGATTTCAGGGAATACAAGGTGGTGAGATTTCAGGGAATGCTGGCGGTGAGATTTCAGGGAATGCTGGTGGGGAGATTTCAGGGAATACAAGGTGGTGAGATTTCAGGGAATGCCTGGCAGTGAGATTTCAGGGAATGCTGGTGGTGAGATTTCAGGGAATGCCTGGTGCTGAGATCTCAGGGAATGCCTGGTGGTGAGATTTCAGGGAATGCTGGAGGTGAGATTTCAGGGAATGCTGGTGGTGAGATATCAGGGAATGCCTGGAGGTGAGATTTCAGGGAATGCTGGTGGGGAGATTTCAGGGAATGCCTGGTGGTGAGATATCAGGGAATGCTGGTGGTGAGATTTCAGGGAATGCTGGCGGTGGGATTTCAGGGAATGCCTGGTGGGGAGATTTCAGTATCAGGAAGTGTCCAGGTGTTTGTGTAGTTCTGAACCTGCTGACAGGACCTTCACCACACAATGTCAGTTGTGTCTGAACTGCTGGATGTTTCCTGGGTCCTCAGCACAACATCACCTCTTCAGCTGCACCAGTGACCACTTCTGTAACTGTGTCCCCAGGATCCTGGAGACATTTAGCTTTGATCTCAGAACTGTGTTCACCTGATTTTGTCTAACATATCAAATccttttgtctccttttctgtcagttttgcTGCAGAACAGATTTCATGGCTATGCTACTAGCCTTAGGATGTAATAGGGATTATGTGGGGTGCCTAAAGCAAGTAATGAACTACAAAACCATTAATTTTTTAGATCCCGTGCTGACAGTGCagggctgtttttcttttcttttcttttcttttcttttcttttcttttcttttcttttcttttcttttcttttcttttcttttcttttcttttcttttcttttcttttcttttcttttcttctcttctcttctcttctcttctcttctcttctcttctcttctcttctcttttcttctcttttcttccctttcctttcctttcctttcctttcctttcctttcctttcctttcctttcctttcctttttctttttttaacctgCTGATATTCATGCATACTGAAAATCCTGATGGTAATGACAGGGAAATGAGGATCCTTCCTGGTGCAATAAAAATTTAAGCAGCAGTTATCGGCCACACTGAACAGCAGTTCTGACAACAGTGTGAAATAGTGATTCACTGAATTCTGATACCTGGCTGTtctagtaaaatatttatttaattcaaCAGGGATTTAACTTTGCTTTCCAGGATGGCTGAGGGTTGTTTAGAGGTTGTTTAGGGGTGAGGAGGTAAAGATGGCTCTCAAATCTGTTGAATTTCATCTGAATTTGTGGCTTGCCTTAATTCCTCGCAGGGTGTCTGCCAGCTGCCAGAGAAAGAAGATGGAACAGCTTTCCCACATCGCAGGATTGATATCAGGTACCTGcacccaaacccccccaaaatgcATCAACGTGCACCAAACCCCCCTCACATGCACCAGACCCCCTGCCCAAACCCCTCcttgagctctgctgcagagctggcatttgcatccatttttttcattcaaaccTCTACGTCCACGTTCAGAACGTGGCATTTTCTGGGTTGACATGGCATTTTCTGGGTTGACATGGAATTTTCTGGGTTTACATGGCATTTTCTGGGTTGACATGGAATTTTCTGGGTTTATGTGGCATTTTCTGGGTTTATGTGGCATTTTCTGGGTTTACATGGCATTTTCTGGGTTTACATGGCATTTTCTGGGTTTACATGGCATTTTCTGGGTTTACGTGGCATTTTCTGGGTTTCTGATGCCTGTGCAGCGTGGCAGCCGCTGGACAACTGCCAGTAATTACAATTATTAGCAATAATGCTGTGCTTCAAATCATGATCTCCTGTTCAGACTCAGAACTGTGTCCTATTTTATCATCCTGCTTTGGTGCTGAATTTCAGCAGGAGTGCACCATGACCAGGTGGTGCTGAACACCAGCAACTTCTGGGTGAGGGAAATGAGACTCAGAACTGTGTCCTGTTTTATCATCTTGCTTTGGTGCTGAATTTCAGCAGGAGTGCACCAGGTAGTGCTGAACACCAGCAACTTCTGGGTGAGGGAAATATGGATATGCTGAACCTTTCTTTCACACGCAGTTCCTTTCACTCTTGCATCTGGCTTGTGGGAAATTTAAATGTGTGGAATGTAGACACGTGAATACAAAgtaaacccacaaaaaaaaaagtgtctgagctgctgaattttaaatGGCTTGTTACATCTTTGTTGTATAATTTTTCTCCTAAGTCTTGGCTTCTACTTTTTCTCCCAGGCTTATCCCAAAGGATCAGTATTACTGTGGTGTGCTGTATTTCACGGGAAGTGATATATTCAACAAGAACATGAGAGCTCATGCTCTGGAAATGGGCTTCACAATCAACGAGTACACAATCCGCCGCTTGGGTGTCACCGGTCAGTCTGAGGTTTTGCACAGAGTTTTCCTTCTAGTTTTGCACTTGGTGTGattattaccgtgggtcttctgggcagtcaggacttggtgaagggaaggagagattttgACTCCgcttcagaaggctggtttattatattatgatatatattacattaaaaagaccacactgtaactgtactacaaagaacagagagaaagaatcatcagaaggtgagacaggaatagaaaggaatggataacaaagttctgtgactcccagagagtctgagagctgctgcctcctcgactGGCTACTAAGTAGAAACATCCTCCATGGACtaaaagcacctgctgcattccacagcagcaaacaacaaattgttcacactcgaagctgaggcccttcagcttctcaggagaagaaaatcctagcaaagggattttcacaaaatatcacaaccacagtgTGATCTCCCTTCAATTGGTTGCAGTTGTTTTGGAAATAATTCTGATAAATGCTGTCGCGTGTGGAATTTTTCACAGTGTCCTTTTTGATCTTGGGTATCACTACAGCAAGAAGGGGCAGCCTGCTTACACAAAGTTCCCTCTTTGGGCCTCCTAATCTGCTTAAAGTCTTAGTGgtttaaagatttttattctgtgctgtgcacagcagaTATTTggtttcctgctctttttatGTCATGTCCTTCAGTTGCTTTGCTTTGGAGGAGAGGTGACTATATATGACCCACCCAcaattataaatttatttacCTGCATAACCACATGGCCCCAAAGTTAATTCATGACCTTCTTTCCTTTGACACTACCAAGAATCAGTATTTAACACTAAGAACATTTTGCAGAGGGTGGGGAGGTTCTTCTGGGTGGGTTCTGCAGAGGGTGGGGAGGTTCTTCTGggtgggctctgcagaggatgGGGAGGTTCTTCTGGGTGAGTTCTGCAGAGGATGGGGAGGTTCTTTTGGGTGGGTTCTGCAGAGGGTGGGGAGGTTCTTCTGGGTGAGTTCTGCAGAGGGTGGGAGGTTCTTCTGGGTGAGTTCTGCAGAGGTGGGGAGGTTCTTCTGGGTGGCTTCTGCAGAGGATGGGGAGGTTCTTCTGGGTGAGTTCTGCAGAGGATGGGGAGGTTCTTTTGGGTGGGTTCTGCAGAGGGTGGGGAGGTTCTTCTGggtgggctctgcagagggtgGGGAGGTTCTTCTGGGTTCTTCTGCAGAGGGTGGGGAGGTGGTTCTGGGTGGCTTCTGCAGAGAGCGGGAGGTTCTTCTGGGTGGCTTCTGCAGAGGGTGGGAGGTTCTTCTGGGTGGCTTCTTCAGCAGTTTTGTCCTAATCTTGCCATGCGTTTGGCATTTCTGAATGGTGCAGGCTTTCCACCTTTCCTGTGTCATTTGCTTGCAGGAGTTGCTGGAGAGGCCCTGCCAGTGGAGAGTGAAAAAGACATCTTTGACTACATCCAGTGGAAATACCGAGAGCCGAAGGACCGGAGTGAATGACGAGCTGCTTGTCGGGGTTTAGAGCCTGCAGGGATGCTTCCACAGCTTCTTACAAAGATGAAGTGAAAGTGCATAGCCTTACTTTGAGTGTTACTTGAAAAACCGTGTGTTAGTGATGTCTAAAGCAAGTCCATGGCTCCTGAACAGAGCAGAACGCGTCGTGAAGATAAATGCTGCGAGATTTCCTTCTCGTACAGTCACAGAATAATTGTGAATAAATGTCATGTCgtccagcccccctgccacGAGCAGGGCCATCCTTTACTAGAGAAGGTTCCTTAGAGCCCAGTCCAGTCTGACCTTGGAAGTTTCTGGGGATGGAACATCCAGCatctctctctgtgtctcacATGGACGTAGATACCAGAATGGAAAGCGTGGGTGTGCCATGGAGTACCTGCAGTGCCattttcagctgctctctgcatcTCACACCTGTGTTAAGTGtcttgctgcagtgctgaagcTCACGATGGTGCTTCTAAAACCTCTCAGTAGGGGCTGTGTGTGAGGTGGCCATTCTCCTGGTGCTCATGAGGTGTGAGTTTGTTCCTAGGTGTGTCGCAGTACTCTGTGCTTCATTTTGTGCTTCATTTGGCGTGTTTGATTAATTGATGCATTGCCACCACTCCTGTAGATTCAAACCTGCccttttttatttgcaaaccTGTCAAATCTTGTTTTACCCCTCCCCTTTATTTGCTGGGAAAGATAATGAGTATTTTGGATATGAGGCGAGATCTGTTCAAGAATGCATTGCTGGTTGTATTTGGGACAGGGATTCTgttgtttaatttaaaattttcaaagtagTTAACTACTAGCATCCATGAGTTGCAGAGCATGAGCACAGAAtgctgtatttaaatattttatcttattttcttctcacttaAACCTGCAGAACAACTCCATTTTCAGCTTGTTCTTATACAAGGAGAGTTGATCAATCTAGTAAAGGAGATTGCAGGCTGATGCTCTTActtttccattcattttcttctattttttcctgttgggagttttaattattttccgGGAACGTTCCCCAGTGCTAATGCATGTAGTAGTATGTAAGAAAA carries:
- the POLB gene encoding DNA polymerase beta, with the translated sequence MSKRKAPQESPNQGITDFLTELANYERNVNRAIHKYNAYRKAASVISRYPSKIQSGAEAKKLDGVGAKIAEKIDEFLSTGKLRKLEKIRQDDTSASINFLTRVTGIGPAAARKFVEEGIKTLEDLRKIEHKLTHHQRIGLKYFEDFEKRIPREEMLQMQEIVLSEIKKLDPNYIATVCGSFRRGAESSGDMDVLLTHPSFTSESSKQSKLLHQVVEQLEKVHFVTDMLSKGDTKFMGVCQLPEKEDGTAFPHRRIDIRLIPKDQYYCGVLYFTGSDIFNKNMRAHALEMGFTINEYTIRRLGVTGVAGEALPVESEKDIFDYIQWKYREPKDRSE